ACCGATTTTGTGAACAACCATCCCTGCACGCGGCTTGGTGCTTGGTACATGCTGTACGTTTCGAACCCTTCTCATATCGGGAATACTTTTACTGTGAGTTAGCTAACATTCACATCTTGACGGCAGATACTTCCTTTTCCAAGCCGGTTTGATCCCAATCATCCTCTTGATGACAGATCCGACCAGTGCCGAAGCACCAAGCTGGCTCCAGGAGATCGAATCAACGAAGGCCCTCCTCATGTTCCCCTCGTTAAGCAACAATAACCTTGCTGGTCGCTGTTTAGAAGTGATTAATCGACTTTGTGCCCCAGTATATTCGTCAAACCCTGCCAGCCCTGGCGGATCGGCCACTCTCCAGCCACAACAGCCACATCCAATCTACATGCCCTTCGCCGACCAACTTTTCAACGATCCCACCTTTGGAAGCATATTTCCCGATGTTAATCAAGACCTGCACGTTAACGCAGGAATGGACTTTTCCGAATGGGTGAATTTTGCGCCAACGCCACATAACGAATTCACCTGACGAAATGCACCACGGTGATGCAGCCCATGCGCAATAGCCATTCCCAAGGGAAGCTCGGTATGAGATAAATATCTCCTAGGCGTCTATACACCCATTGAGCACAGATGACCACGATCGTGCCACCCACAGACCCCCAATCTGACCCTGAAGGCCGTTCCTTCTCTGAAGCCAACATCTACAACTTGGACATAACCGCTGGTACGCTCTCGCACATTCTTGGGCCAGAACTATAGAAGGACGGAATGTTCAAATCAGCCGTACTTCGGTCTTTTTCAGTCCAGATACTATACTGGACAGGCTTCGATTATCAGGCTATGCTATCAAACATGGTATAACACTCATACTCAACAAATATCGTGGCGATGATAATTTTAGCCCCGGTTTATCTCTTTTGTTGCTTCAAGCAACTTCGAAAATAATATGTCCTTCCCGTTTGCAACCGGCACTTGTCTCTTTGGACATAAGAGTCGATTATCAACACTGCCATTTAAAGATTTGGTTCATACATAAACATTCAAGAATGCACATATACGAAATCAAATACCAGATTATAAAGAGCTTGATCGAAATTGTGGATCTCTAGTCCGATTCATGTGCCCGTAGGAAAGAGTGAAGAACTATGAACATGCTGACACGAATATCTACTATGGCAAACAGCCAAAGACAGGCGTCAAGGGTGGTTGTCATTTTGCCGAAATCAAAGGATCCTCACACTCTGGTTAGTGGGTCCTTTTGAAAGCTCAAGCTGGGATCAAATCGCGCTCACACCTATGCAACATACATAGCACCCGCTAATAGATGAAATGGGAAACGCAagtaaaaagtaaaaaagagCACGAGATTAAACACGCAAAAGGTTGCTCATGGAAGAACGCTTGAGATCTCAATTTCGCCACTGGCGAAAAGCATTTCTGCGACAACAAAACATTTCATCACAGCAGACTACCTCCTGATATCTGGAACCAATTTGTGCAATTGTGGGATGAGGTCATGCACTTCATGTCATAGAAAACTGAGGGCCATATTAATTTGGTCGTAAAAATAATCGAGAGGTACTATTTGCGGGATTCGTGAGGCTCCCAATGAATCGGTTCAAAGTCTGAGTTTTGGAAATGGGCTTGATTGTAgggagagctgctggaacGTTAGTCCAGGGCCATATAAAAGTGTAGAAATTGGAAACCATACTTCTTGAAAGGGGCGGTAACTGGAAGTGAATGACTCAGGTTGGGTTTCATGACGAGCGGATTCAGCCGGATTTGGGGGCCATCGTTTGACCGAGGAGGTAATGAGCTCATGATCGGAGGTGGTCCAGTTAATCGAATctgtggctgtggaggaGTAACAGGCGCTGCTGATCGCGGTGGGGGCGTATGCACAGGAGGTTGATAGACTTCCTGGGGTGGTGAGACCCGATAAGGGTCTGAGGGAGGTTGAGACATTGGAGGAGCCATCGCAAAGGAGGTGTCCATCATCAAATTGGGGATGGCCATTAAGCTGGAATTCACGTCAAACCCGAGATCATTAGTGTCCCAAGGAGTCTCATAATCGGAGGATAGAGCGTATTGCAAGTTGACGACAGGCTGCATGTTCATGGCTGGTTCTCCTCCATATAGCAAGTCATAATGTCCCCTGAATATTCGGGTTAGAGGCAATGACCAGGAAAGAAAAGTTCGGGGCTGGTCTTACGGTCGGTATAGCAGGCGGATGGCCCCGATTCCTGGCCTCGTCTGTGTTAGCACATGCGAGGTCACGGCGTCGCCTTCGCTTCGATCGAGATATAGAATTTCCACCATGAGTCCGGATCCCTCAATTACTCCATCAACTAACCCTTGCAGACCGACCTCGTCAATCTCGGTCTTGACCGTCTCTATTCGCGTTGAACAGTACTGGTCTAGGGGTATGGATAGGAAGGCGCCGTAGCGATGGGGATTCAATTTCATCCAGGCGCTGGTTAGAAGCTGCATTTAGAACATCGACCATCGTTAGCCGTGGAAACATGATCATTAGATTCGAAGGGAAAGAGCAAAGACAATATAAACTAGGGCTGAAGGATTCACTGACTCTGAAATGGGTGATAATCGCATTCGAATTGTATTCATCGTTGAAGAGCTCAATAAGAAAGGAATCATCCCGTTCGCCGCGTTCAATCGCGCCCGATATACTCCCGAAAACTTCCTCTGTGGCGTCCACAAATATTTCATACAGGTTTTCGTCCTGTCCGACCTGGTCGAGAAGCGTGTTCAACGATTTGATCCGTACCAGCTCGCGATGTACTTGCATGGGATCGCGTAAATTGAAGAGATTCTCGAAGTACCCAAAGGCCACCGCTGGATATCGTAAGTTTTCGGTCTTCACTTGGAGGACTTCGGCATTACCTCTCCAACCACAGTTTCCATCTCCCTTCATGATACGCGAATGCGGATGTGTAACAGCCAGTGCCTACAGCAAGACTTAGTAACAGTTGGTTTCGGTCTGCGTTGTTGAGCGATCAGATCATACGGTTGTTTTCGTGGCGAAAGCCGGGTCAGCATTTGCATAATCCAGCGCAATTGCATTGGTGGATTGTTTGTGAGAAACAAGCGGGCCCTGTGTGCGGCGTCAGTTGGATACGAAACATCTACTTTTTTTAAAGCACAAAGATGTCTTACTGGGAGCTCTGGTTCATATTTGTTGGAGAGCTCCTGGTATcgctccatctcttcctgcgATAATGCGTTCATGTTGAAAATAGCGGGATGGTGAGCGTAGAAGGCGTTTGACAATTGGGAAATTCCGTGGCTAAGGAACGCGGGCGGAGACAGAGGCTGAGGGAAATAGCCAGAAAAATGTTCGTCTCTGGGCGGAAAGTGATTTAAAGGATCAAAATGATTCCTAGGAATATCCGATAGGGACATCGCATAAGGTGAGGTCAAATTGCCCTCTTAAGGTGGGACGTTCGGCGGGGGTCGATGGGGTAACAACGTCGGGTAGGAGCGATCCAAAGTTTATCACTCAAGGTACATCGTTCAGGGCGCTATCTCGACCTGGTATCTCCTCGTTTCTCTCACGCTCAATAATTGATATTGTCGTTGTAGCAATGCAAAACCCTGCTCATACAGCACTTTAGCATCAATGGAAAACAGGGCTGGCGTTCTTCGGCGACAGCAAGTCTATGGATGGGCGGGGGATACAGTAATGGCTGGGTCTAGACAACGATGAATGGAGGGGATGGAGTGAAAGAGCCACAAGGCTGGAGGGAATCAGAAAAGAAGTTGAAAGACAGCTCTGGGCCAGATTGGTGTATCTACCAAGTTAAAGTAGCATGTGACACTGCAGCCACCCAGTGACAGGTCCCCCGCCTCTACTGGGAGTCTTGCAAGAACAAATGATAGCAAAAAAGATATCAGGGTTTAGAATGAAAGAATATGGATTCAGACCTCGCGTGAAGCTAGCTGGAAGGGTCGAAAAGGTGTCGGGGAGCAAGATATCGAGATCTTCGTGTATGTACTAGCGGGGAGAGGTGGGGAGAAAGGGCAGTTCTGACCTTTTTGATCCAGGCAGGAGAAGCTAATTAATGGAGCAAGCGAGgccaggcgaggaggagcagggatCAGGGGGAAACGAAGAGATGGGACGATGGCCCGGGTTAATATGGAatgaagagtgaagaaagacaaggccGAAGTTCGCGGGGAGACAgaaggcaaaaaaagaaCACTGACGGGGCAGGGCAAGTGACAACCTCAAACCACCCAACatgctgaagctgctgcactTCCAGCAGCGTCACCCTGCACAATTGAAGCAGTCACGCCAGATAAGGCTTGTGGGTCTACCAAACAGTCTCGACAATTTCAACCCTCTGGTACAGGATAATCCAGATCGAGCAGAAATACTGTACATATGATACGAGGCACGATCGATCGCATATTCGCGTTTCCGCCTGCGTCCCCAATCCTCATTCCCGTCGCTGATGCTGTCATCCATCTCCATGATTTTCTTATTATTCACTTGGTCACCGGGCAAATGCCGAATCCTCCGCGATGGGCCAGTGATAGTCCGACCCTGCTTGTGCTCAGACCGCACTCCGCCATCTCCATGCTTCCCCATCGCCAAAAAAAACCGCTCGCAATCCTGGGAAGTTAAGTTAATGGTTGGAATTGAAATCTTAGTCACGTCCGTTATGATCACCATCTCCAAGCCTtgactgaggaagagaaagaaaccCTCATGCGCTGCACTTGAAAGCGACCACATATCCGCCCACAGCAACGCGTTTGACTGGGTCGATTGTCCTGCAACTAGTTGGAGACTGCGAGTAAGATGGCTGGCTTCCAGATCCGAATCCCTCTGGCTAGAGAATCCCTGCGCTGTTTGTAAACAGTGAACACCTTGTCAGGAAGAAAGACGCATTCAAACTGCACTTTTCTCTCCCCCAATTCGTCCTCCGCGCGCTCGCGGCGGCTGCCCTCAGCTTAGCACTGCAGGTTAATATAATTTGCAATCTGCTACTGGTACTTCCGGAGGTATCGAGGGGGACTCCGTGACTGTGTTGTCGTGCTCCGACCCGGCTTGcatgcagctgctgcatATTATTTACGAAGGTGGGGAGCAGCCAGCTGCCAGACTGCAAAGGCACGATCCCAGGAAACAATCAGGCCCCAGCGCCTTTTCCACGCAGTTtgcctcttttccttttctcgCTAACGTAGACTAGCCACCGCACAAATAATACGCGGGcaaataagaaaaagagtGAGCACCGCGTACCGTACGAGAGTAAAGAAACGATAAGACCTCCAAACAGAGTTTCTGCTATGGCCTCGTCTGACATCCTTCGTTCCCACAGCCAGCAACGGAGGTTGAGAATCAAAGGATTTCTTTGACATTCGTTAGCTCTCTTTGTCACCGAACTAGCGAACAGACTAAATTACGGCGCAAGGCTTTCAATAGTCATACATCGTCCGAAGAAGCAACGTGAAACCATCTGCTCAAGCTCAACAGTCAATTCGCCCATCAAACCTTCCTCTCTGCACCCACCACCAGACTCCATTCGATCTCCGGCTACAACCAATTCCAGTATGGAGCGGGATCAGACAACAGTGGCGCTGTCTCTGGACCGTTCTGCTGGGTAACTCCAGCATTTTTTGCCAATTGCCATCCTCGTGGGCACCCACAGTAATCTGTCTGAGACTCTGGATAAAATTTCCCCATTGTCGAGAACAAATTGGACCTTGCTCCCTGTAGACAACCGACAGGAGCCAGGTCTTGAGATTCGATCCAGCTAAAAACACCTTGCATATGCCACCTCGGAAACCCCGTCCGAAccattcttctttttcctcaAGCTGAAATTCAAAAACCATGACAAAGGACGGCCTCTTCACCCTATGACCATCGCGGCCCCTATCCTGTACCTGCCTGTGTCAATGgattttttcttttccttcgccttcgaGCTTGCATGCGAGGAGCATCCCATTTCCTATTCGTCTAGCATGCACATTTTTGTTTGGACTCTTCCACGCAGCTTGAAGAATCCGTGGCAGCAACTCCGATCGTACCTTTTAAACAACTCAATGGACTGTGGCGTCTCGGTTTATCCCGGGAGTTTTTGCTTATTCCCGTCTCTTAGTCGCCTTTACATACAGCTGGGCGTCGATCACGAATGGCTGGTTTTATTTGCTACAACGGAGATCTCTTCCTGTTCAATATTCACGCAAGCAAAGGTACAGTACAGAAACTTATGCC
The nucleotide sequence above comes from Aspergillus puulaauensis MK2 DNA, chromosome 3, nearly complete sequence. Encoded proteins:
- a CDS encoding uncharacterized protein (COG:O;~EggNog:ENOG410PI7S;~InterPro:IPR042467,IPR042468,IPR038765,IPR019400;~MEROPS:MER0029066;~PFAM:PF10275), with protein sequence MNALSQEEMERYQELSNKYEPELPGPLVSHKQSTNAIALDYANADPAFATKTTALAVTHPHSRIMKGDGNCGWRAVAFGYFENLFNLRDPMQVHRELVRIKSLNTLLDQVGQDENLYEIFVDATEEVFGSISGAIERGERDDSFLIELFNDEYNSNAIITHFRLLTSAWMKLNPHRYGAFLSIPLDQYCSTRIETVKTEIDEVGLQGLVDGVIEGSGLMVEILYLDRSEGDAVTSHVLTQTRPGIGAIRLLYRPGHYDLLYGGEPAMNMQPVVNLQYALSSDYETPWDTNDLGFDVNSSLMAIPNLMMDTSFAMAPPMSQPPSDPYRVSPPQEVYQPPVHTPPPRSAAPVTPPQPQIRLTGPPPIMSSLPPRSNDGPQIRLNPLVMKPNLSHSLPVTAPFKNSPYNQAHFQNSDFEPIHWEPHESRK
- a CDS encoding uncharacterized protein (SECRETED:SignalP(1-19)); the encoded protein is MWSLSSAAHEGFFLFLSQGLEMVIITDVTKISIPTINLTSQDCERFFLAMGKHGDGGVRSEHKQGRTITGPSRRIRHLPGDQVNNKKIMEMDDSISDGNEDWGRRRKREYAIDRASYHMYSISARSGLSCTRGLKLSRLFGRPTSLIWRDCFNCAG